In Mycolicibacterium aubagnense, the DNA window GGTTCCACCCTCATCACCGCCGAGGACTGGCTGACGCACCCCGGCTCGGTCGGCAAGCCGATGCTGGGCGTCCTGCACATCCTCGACGAGGAGGGCAACGAGCAGCCACAGGGCGTGCCCGGCGAAATCTACTTCGAGGGCGGGAACACGTTCGAATACCTGGACGACGCCGAAAAGACCGCGGCCTCAAGGGATAAGCACGGCTGGGCCACCGTCGGCGACATTGGCTACCTCGACGAGGACGGCTACCTCTACCTCACCGACCGTCGGCACCACATGATCATCAGTGGCGGCGTGAACATCTACCCGCAGGAAGCGGAGAACGTCCTCGTCACCCATCCCAAGGTGATGGACGCCGCGGTGTTCGGCATTCCGGATGCCGAGATGGGTCAGAGCGTGAAAGCGGTTGTGCAGACCGTGGATCCGGCCGACGGCACGGAGGAATTCGGCGCAGAGCTGCTGGCCTGGCTGCGGGACCGGCTGACGCACTACAAGTGCCCGCGGTCCATCTCGTTCGAAGAGCAGTTGCCACGGACCGACACGGGCAAGCTGTACAAGCAGTCGCTGATCGAGAAGTACTCGGGATAGCGCACGTCGGGTAGCGCAGGACTTTATCGGCAAGAGTTCAGTTCGGTATCCATCTGTACCGTCCCGTGGACAGGAGTCGGACGGTGGTGCCAGCATTACCCGCTGTGACTTCGTTCGGTCAAATGGTGCCAGGCGGACCGTTTTTCGAGGACCTCGGCGTAGGCGAGGTCTTCGCCTGGGCGCCGGCCATGACGCTTACCGACGGCGCGGCCGCGGTGCACCAGGCCATCCTCGGCGACCGCATGCGGCTGCCGTTGGACGCCGGATTGTCCGCGGCCGTTACCGGATCGGCGCGGGCGCTCGCGCATCCGGCGCTCGTGTGCGACGTCGCGATCGGGCAGTCCACTCTGGCCACCCAACGGGTCAAGGCGAATCTGTTCTACCGCGGCCTGCGTTTCCACCGCTTCCCGCACATCGGCGACAGCATCACTACGCGCACTGAAGTCGTTGGACTCAAACAGAATTCAGCCAAACCAGGAAAGCCGCGCACCGGGTTGGCCGCCCTGCGCATGATCACCATCGACCAGAACGGCCGCACGGTACTCGACTTCCACCGGTGCGCTATGCTGCCGCTGCGCGAGGACGCCGCCGACACCGGCCACACCGACGACCTCAGCGCCATCGGCGCTGCCGTGCGGGGCCTCCCGGACCCCGCCGCGGACTGGAATGTCGATGCCTGGCGCTCCGCGGTGCCCGGCCCTGGTTTTGATCCGGAGCTCGCCGGCCAGATGTTCACCAGTACGGCCGATGTCGTCAGTGGCGCTCCGGAACTGGCCCGGCTGACGCTCAATATCGCTGCCACACATCATGATTCGCGGGTGGCCGGAAGTCGCCTGGTGTACGGCGGCCACACTATCGGTCTGGCGTTGGCCCAGGCCACGCGGCTGCTGCCGAACATCGTGACCGTCCTCGGCTGGGAATCGTGCGACCACACCGGCCCGGTGCGCGAGGGCGACACTCTGTACAGCGAGCTGCACATCGAGGCGGCCCACGGATCATCGTCGGGCCGCGGCGGCACGCTGGACCTGCGGTCCGTGGTGTTCGCGGTCGACGCCGACGGCCTTGACCGGCAGGTACTGGACTGGCGGTTCACCGTCCTGCTTTTTTGAATCATCGCCGCGATTCATTGTCAGAATGGCGGCGTGAACACGTTGCGATTGTCCGAGCTGGGCAGCGACCCGGAGTCGGTGCTGCGGCTCGTGCACTTCTTCGATGACCTGGATGCCACGGGTGTCGACGCGGTGCTGACGGCGGCCCGGGTGGTGGCCGGCTGCCCCGTGCACGTGCGCTGGGACGGCGCGGCGCCAGAGGTCTGGCTGCAGCGCGAGGCCCCGGCCCATCCGCTGGACGGCGTGCTGCTCGACCGGGTGCGGCACACGCTGGAGGCCACCAGCGCCCGG includes these proteins:
- a CDS encoding MaoC family dehydratase, which translates into the protein MVPGGPFFEDLGVGEVFAWAPAMTLTDGAAAVHQAILGDRMRLPLDAGLSAAVTGSARALAHPALVCDVAIGQSTLATQRVKANLFYRGLRFHRFPHIGDSITTRTEVVGLKQNSAKPGKPRTGLAALRMITIDQNGRTVLDFHRCAMLPLREDAADTGHTDDLSAIGAAVRGLPDPAADWNVDAWRSAVPGPGFDPELAGQMFTSTADVVSGAPELARLTLNIAATHHDSRVAGSRLVYGGHTIGLALAQATRLLPNIVTVLGWESCDHTGPVREGDTLYSELHIEAAHGSSSGRGGTLDLRSVVFAVDADGLDRQVLDWRFTVLLF